In a genomic window of Methanoregula sp. UBA64:
- a CDS encoding DNA adenine methylase, with amino-acid sequence MAALPRIMTAPARPFLKWAGGKSQLLCEFGSRLPDQTGKKPSITRFVEPFVGGGAMFFYFRHRFPFAESTICDINPELILAYQVIRESAGDLIAELEILDSAFKGKDDREREAFYYRVRDGFNETRADAGRRIPKAAGIRHVTQLVFLNHTCYNGLFRVNKKGGFNVPFGRYKKPDILNRDNILAVSALLTDTRIIQGDFTACRKYVDDTTFVYLDPPYRPLSATASFTSYSRTGFTDRDQERLARFYKALDRKGAMVMLSNSDPKTESNGDSFLEDLYAGFNIERVPARRMINCKGGRRGAVSELIVTNY; translated from the coding sequence ATGGCGGCGCTCCCTCGCATCATGACTGCTCCTGCACGACCGTTCCTGAAATGGGCAGGAGGCAAATCGCAGCTTCTTTGTGAGTTTGGGAGCCGTCTTCCTGACCAGACGGGCAAGAAACCGTCCATCACCCGCTTTGTCGAGCCCTTTGTCGGGGGTGGTGCGATGTTTTTTTATTTTCGCCACCGGTTCCCGTTTGCGGAGAGCACGATCTGCGATATCAATCCCGAACTCATCCTCGCGTACCAGGTTATCCGGGAGTCGGCCGGCGACCTGATCGCCGAGCTCGAAATCCTCGACTCCGCATTCAAAGGAAAAGACGATCGGGAGCGTGAAGCGTTTTACTACCGGGTGCGGGACGGGTTCAATGAAACGCGGGCCGATGCAGGACGCCGCATACCCAAAGCTGCAGGGATCCGGCACGTGACGCAGCTCGTCTTTCTCAACCATACCTGCTACAACGGCCTGTTCCGGGTCAATAAAAAAGGCGGTTTCAATGTCCCGTTTGGCAGGTACAAAAAACCCGATATCCTGAACCGCGACAACATCCTTGCCGTATCGGCGCTCCTTACGGACACCCGGATCATCCAGGGCGATTTTACCGCGTGCCGGAAGTACGTGGACGATACAACCTTTGTCTATCTCGACCCGCCCTACCGACCGCTCAGCGCCACGGCCTCGTTTACCTCCTATTCCCGAACCGGTTTTACCGACCGCGACCAGGAACGGCTCGCACGGTTCTACAAGGCCCTTGACCGGAAAGGCGCGATGGTGATGTTAAGCAACTCCGACCCGAAGACAGAGAGCAACGGCGATTCGTTTCTCGAAGACCTCTATGCCGGATTCAATATCGAGCGGGTGCCGGCACGGAGGATGATCAACTGCAAGGGAGGCCGGCGCGGGGCGGTGAGCGAACTTATCGTCACCAATTATTAA
- a CDS encoding dihydroorotate dehydrogenase electron transfer subunit: protein MDDQMPVQVTVTEIKTESPSVKTFYFDTEFAFTAGQFAMVWVPKTDEIPMAFSSANSITVQKVGDATETMFALAPGAPLGIRGPLGNGFSKGEKMLAIAGGVGAAPLLPLARSDCVMTMLLGARTENELLFVDQLDESTDVLIATDDGSLGVHGYVTDLFDEVNLSTYDRIAVCGPEPMMRAVLTRLDAKGSLAKAEFSLHRYMKCGIGVCGSCCIDPDGLRVCRDGPVFNGEMLKKTEFGHYLRDACGRKKTI from the coding sequence ATGGATGACCAGATGCCCGTACAGGTAACCGTAACGGAGATAAAAACCGAATCGCCCTCGGTAAAGACGTTCTATTTCGATACGGAATTTGCCTTTACCGCGGGGCAGTTTGCCATGGTCTGGGTGCCAAAGACCGACGAGATCCCCATGGCGTTCTCTTCAGCAAACAGCATCACGGTCCAGAAAGTCGGCGATGCAACCGAAACGATGTTTGCCCTTGCCCCGGGAGCACCGCTTGGCATCCGCGGACCGCTCGGGAACGGCTTCTCCAAAGGCGAAAAGATGCTCGCCATTGCCGGCGGTGTCGGTGCAGCGCCGCTCCTGCCGCTGGCAAGATCCGACTGCGTAATGACCATGCTTCTTGGCGCACGGACGGAAAACGAACTCCTCTTTGTCGACCAGCTGGACGAGAGCACGGACGTGCTGATTGCGACTGACGACGGAAGCCTGGGCGTGCACGGGTACGTGACGGATCTCTTCGACGAAGTGAACCTTTCCACGTACGACCGGATCGCGGTCTGCGGGCCGGAGCCGATGATGCGGGCAGTCCTTACCCGGCTCGATGCAAAAGGCAGCCTTGCAAAGGCCGAGTTCTCGCTCCACCGGTACATGAAATGCGGGATCGGGGTCTGCGGCTCGTGCTGTATCGACCCCGACGGGCTCCGTGTCTGCCGCGACGGCCCGGTCTTTAACGGGGAAATGCTCAAGAAAACAGAATTCGGCCACTACCTGCGGGACGCGTGCGGCAGAAAGAAGACCATCTGA
- a CDS encoding malate dehydrogenase yields the protein MTRLGVLGVGRIGGEVAYLAALTGLADELALYDRTGSLLRAQVLDIQHTGLPVEISTSPRDILDAEVCVVAAGLPRTPDIRTRADLLAANLPVIRECGELLTDYPGLLVSVTNPMDVNNYFLHRITGIPRERCIGFGGQLDSARFHLALAGRGIEGPAVVLGEHGENQVPVFSRLPAPVSEEKRSEILRDLRGASMEVIRGKGGTVFGPAYHIVSLVRMLLSGTQETVPCSAVLDGEYGISGCSLGVPVRLGREGIKEIVQWDLDPAEAAAMAQAGAFVSDLCRTVVK from the coding sequence ATGACGCGTCTGGGAGTGCTCGGGGTGGGGAGGATTGGCGGCGAGGTCGCATACCTCGCGGCCCTGACCGGGCTCGCAGACGAGCTCGCACTCTACGACCGTACCGGAAGCCTGCTTCGGGCCCAGGTGCTCGATATTCAGCACACCGGTCTTCCGGTGGAGATCTCGACCTCTCCCAGGGACATCCTGGATGCAGAGGTCTGCGTTGTTGCGGCCGGCCTCCCACGGACACCGGATATCCGGACCCGGGCAGACCTGCTTGCCGCAAACCTCCCGGTCATACGGGAGTGCGGGGAGTTGTTAACCGACTACCCCGGACTCCTTGTCTCGGTGACAAACCCCATGGACGTGAACAACTACTTCCTCCACCGCATTACCGGTATCCCGCGGGAGCGGTGCATCGGGTTTGGCGGCCAGCTGGACAGTGCCCGGTTCCATCTGGCCCTTGCCGGCCGGGGGATCGAAGGGCCGGCGGTCGTTCTTGGCGAGCACGGCGAGAACCAGGTGCCGGTCTTTTCCCGGCTGCCCGCGCCGGTCTCCGAAGAAAAACGCAGCGAGATCCTCCGCGATCTCCGGGGGGCGAGCATGGAAGTGATCCGGGGCAAGGGGGGAACGGTCTTTGGCCCGGCGTACCACATCGTGTCGCTGGTGCGGATGCTGCTCTCCGGTACGCAGGAGACGGTCCCCTGTTCTGCGGTTCTTGACGGGGAATACGGTATCTCGGGCTGCTCGCTTGGCGTGCCGGTTCGGCTCGGGCGCGAAGGGATCAAAGAGATCGTGCAGTGGGATCTCGATCCCGCTGAAGCGGCGGCAATGGCGCAGGCAGGGGCGTTTGTCTCCGATCTCTGCCGGACGGTGGTGAAGTAA
- the mobA gene encoding molybdenum cofactor guanylyltransferase: MRSAVILAGGEARRAKGREKYFFTCEGKTFIERLVGTLADVTEDIVIVARSPEQCIRFKDLGGIACTSDIRQGLGPIGGLHAGTLAVKGDEIFVCACDMPFVNPAVIGYLFEALGSYDAAIPKWNEWMFEPLHAVYRRQALLSYLESHTSLSLRSMVQSLNTRYIPVDDLRRFDPDLKTFTNINQLDELDRINRFPAPGH; the protein is encoded by the coding sequence ATGCGGTCCGCGGTCATCCTTGCCGGAGGCGAAGCGCGCCGGGCAAAAGGCCGGGAAAAATATTTCTTTACCTGCGAAGGAAAGACCTTCATTGAACGGCTGGTCGGGACGCTGGCGGATGTCACGGAAGATATCGTGATTGTGGCCAGAAGCCCCGAGCAGTGTATCCGGTTCAAGGACCTCGGGGGGATCGCCTGCACAAGCGACATCCGCCAGGGGCTGGGCCCCATTGGCGGGCTCCATGCCGGCACCCTTGCCGTGAAAGGCGACGAGATCTTTGTCTGCGCCTGCGATATGCCGTTTGTGAACCCGGCGGTTATCGGGTATCTCTTCGAGGCCCTTGGTTCGTACGATGCTGCGATCCCCAAGTGGAACGAATGGATGTTCGAGCCGCTCCATGCAGTGTACCGCAGGCAGGCGCTCCTCTCCTACCTGGAAAGCCACACCTCCCTCTCGCTCCGGTCCATGGTCCAGTCCCTCAATACCCGGTATATCCCGGTCGACGACCTCCGCAGGTTCGATCCGGATTTAAAGACATTTACCAACATCAACCAGCTCGACGAACTCGATCGCATCAACCGGTTCCCGGCGCCGGGTCATTGA
- a CDS encoding dihydroorotate dehydrogenase, giving the protein MVQLRSGPVTVGGVKLNNHLLLAAGVLGTTGASLQRMLSRGAGGVVTKSIGPEPKSGHAGPCVAVLDEGLLNAMGLPNPSKDFTEELAGLQKKPVIVSIFGGNAEEFAEVAGWFKETACGFELNLSCPHAEGYGAAIGIDPARVEACTRAVSALGLPTWVKLTPNVTDIASIGKAAERGGATAIVAINTVKAMRISTALRQPVLGHRYGGLSGKAVFPIAVRCVYELYESCKIPIIGCGGIASADNVIEMMMAGAQAVEIGSAVQQDIGIFESIAKELYAKNGVAPEEIVGCAHG; this is encoded by the coding sequence ATGGTTCAGCTCAGATCGGGCCCGGTCACCGTTGGAGGCGTGAAGCTCAACAACCACCTCCTTCTCGCAGCCGGCGTGCTCGGGACTACGGGGGCTTCGCTTCAGAGGATGCTTAGCCGGGGAGCCGGCGGGGTCGTCACGAAATCGATCGGACCGGAACCCAAGAGCGGGCATGCCGGCCCCTGCGTGGCCGTGCTCGATGAGGGGCTCCTGAATGCCATGGGCCTCCCGAACCCTTCAAAGGATTTCACCGAAGAGCTCGCAGGGCTCCAGAAGAAACCGGTGATCGTGAGCATCTTTGGCGGGAACGCGGAAGAATTTGCGGAAGTTGCCGGGTGGTTTAAGGAAACGGCGTGCGGCTTCGAGCTCAACCTCTCCTGCCCGCATGCGGAAGGGTACGGGGCCGCAATCGGCATCGACCCGGCCCGCGTCGAGGCCTGCACACGTGCGGTGAGCGCCCTTGGCCTGCCGACCTGGGTAAAACTTACCCCGAATGTGACCGACATCGCGTCTATCGGAAAAGCAGCGGAACGCGGGGGGGCAACAGCGATTGTCGCCATCAACACGGTAAAGGCCATGCGCATCTCGACCGCACTCCGGCAGCCGGTCCTCGGGCACCGGTACGGGGGACTTTCCGGGAAGGCTGTCTTTCCCATCGCGGTCCGGTGCGTGTACGAACTCTACGAATCCTGCAAAATCCCCATTATCGGCTGCGGGGGCATCGCATCGGCGGACAATGTCATCGAGATGATGATGGCCGGGGCACAGGCAGTGGAGATAGGAAGCGCCGTACAGCAGGACATCGGGATCTTCGAATCCATTGCAAAAGAGCTGTACGCGAAGAACGGCGTTGCGCCCGAAGAGATCGTGGGGTGTGCGCATGGATGA
- the uvrB gene encoding excinuclease ABC subunit UvrB produces MTGFELVSAFAPAGSQPEAIARLNDGIADNARFQTLLGVTGSGKTFTMANVIANANKPTLVIAHNKTLAAQLYQEFCDFFPKNRVEYFVSYYDYYQPESYIPAKDQYIEKDSAINPKIEMLRLSATASLSFRRDVIVVASVSCIFGLGNPENFRNMGFDLSVGQKISRNEIMSRLLDIQFERNDIDLGPGKFRVKGDTIDIVPGYFNDIIRIELFGDEIERIREVDKNTGAKKEEMKYFYVYPARHFVTPESAQKAAIISIKEELDEVLPTLGLVEAHRLRQRTNFDLEMISETGSCKGIENYSRHFDGRSAGEKPYCLLDYFPEDFLMIIDESHQTVPQLHGMYNGDRSRKETLVSYGFRLPSALDNRPLKFHEFEQYMRQVVFVSATPGPYEQNHSAQVVEQIIRPTGLVDPAVEVRPIEGQTLDVIEEVNKTIARGDRVLVTTLTKKLAEELSEYLADKGIRTRYLHSEIQTLERTEIIRELRLGKFDVLVGINLLREGLDIPEVGFIGILDADKEGFLRDARSLIQIIGRAARNVNAKVVLYADSMTESMKAAISETKRRRELQIAYNEKHHIVPQTIIKPVKEKEVEVKDTKYLPKAEIPNVIIDLEKQMRDAADSLDFERAIALRDQIKKLNERLKEGGKHP; encoded by the coding sequence GTGACAGGATTCGAACTTGTCTCAGCATTTGCGCCCGCAGGATCGCAGCCGGAAGCGATAGCCCGGCTCAACGACGGGATTGCCGACAATGCCCGGTTCCAGACGCTTCTTGGCGTCACCGGATCCGGCAAGACCTTTACGATGGCAAACGTGATCGCAAATGCGAACAAGCCGACCCTTGTCATCGCCCACAACAAAACGCTCGCTGCCCAGCTTTACCAGGAGTTCTGCGATTTTTTCCCGAAAAACCGGGTCGAGTACTTCGTCTCTTATTATGATTACTACCAGCCCGAGTCCTATATCCCGGCAAAAGACCAGTACATCGAGAAGGACTCGGCGATCAACCCGAAGATCGAGATGCTCCGGCTCTCGGCCACCGCTTCGCTCTCGTTCCGGCGCGACGTGATCGTGGTAGCCTCGGTCTCCTGCATCTTTGGTCTGGGAAATCCTGAGAACTTCCGGAACATGGGCTTTGACCTCTCGGTGGGCCAGAAGATCTCGCGTAACGAGATCATGAGCAGGCTCCTCGATATCCAGTTCGAGCGAAACGATATCGATCTCGGGCCCGGGAAGTTCCGGGTCAAGGGGGACACCATCGATATCGTGCCCGGGTACTTCAACGATATCATCCGTATCGAGCTCTTCGGGGACGAGATCGAACGGATCCGCGAGGTGGACAAGAACACCGGGGCAAAAAAAGAGGAGATGAAGTACTTCTACGTGTACCCGGCCCGGCACTTCGTCACCCCCGAGAGCGCCCAGAAAGCGGCGATTATCTCCATCAAAGAAGAACTCGACGAGGTGCTGCCCACGCTCGGCCTTGTCGAGGCGCACCGGCTCCGGCAGCGGACAAACTTCGACCTTGAGATGATATCAGAGACCGGCTCCTGCAAGGGGATCGAGAACTATTCCCGGCATTTCGACGGGCGCAGTGCCGGGGAGAAACCCTACTGCCTGCTCGATTATTTCCCGGAAGATTTTCTCATGATCATCGATGAGAGCCACCAGACGGTACCTCAGCTGCACGGCATGTACAACGGCGACCGGTCCAGGAAGGAGACGCTGGTTTCTTACGGCTTCCGGCTCCCGTCCGCGCTCGACAACCGTCCGTTGAAATTCCACGAGTTCGAGCAGTACATGCGCCAGGTGGTCTTTGTCTCGGCAACGCCGGGCCCGTACGAGCAGAACCATTCCGCGCAGGTGGTAGAGCAGATCATCCGCCCGACCGGGCTTGTCGACCCGGCGGTCGAGGTCCGGCCCATCGAGGGGCAGACCCTTGACGTGATCGAAGAGGTCAATAAGACGATCGCCCGGGGCGACCGCGTGCTCGTGACCACGCTCACGAAAAAACTCGCCGAGGAACTCTCCGAGTACCTGGCCGACAAGGGCATCAGGACCCGGTACCTCCATTCGGAGATCCAGACGCTCGAACGCACCGAGATCATCCGCGAGCTCCGGCTCGGCAAGTTCGACGTGCTCGTCGGGATCAATCTCCTGCGTGAAGGACTCGATATCCCCGAGGTAGGGTTCATCGGCATCCTTGACGCGGACAAGGAAGGGTTTCTCCGCGATGCCCGCAGCCTGATCCAGATCATCGGGAGGGCGGCACGGAACGTGAACGCGAAGGTGGTGCTGTACGCAGATTCGATGACGGAATCGATGAAGGCTGCAATCTCCGAGACCAAGCGCCGGCGCGAGCTGCAGATCGCCTATAATGAAAAGCACCATATCGTCCCGCAGACGATCATAAAACCGGTAAAGGAGAAAGAGGTCGAGGTCAAGGACACCAAATATCTCCCGAAGGCGGAGATCCCGAACGTGATAATCGATCTCGAAAAACAGATGCGGGACGCGGCAGACAGCCTCGACTTCGAGCGGGCGATTGCACTCCGCGACCAGATTAAAAAGTTAAACGAGCGGTTGAAAGAGGGCGGGAAACACCCGTAG
- a CDS encoding DNA-directed DNA polymerase — MPAQAIRSAEILTLPATDGESGTVTIAINQVEYSNGPDGPVIHIFGRDAEGMAHRIDVTGFLPYFYVPDEQVGQAAPPNVTIEPETVYRSIRGEKLRRVYTVRPGDVRDLRERYRHFEADIPFATRFMIDCGLTGAVTVQKNPVDYRAIVPAESNAPARVCMIDIECEDERGFPDPQRDAIICITCHDSFDNDYVTFLFGGASLPGEITDKVTAGGLKNGCFKTGAHTICTYADEVAMLRAFSAYIAGRDPDVLSGWNFVEFDMPYITGRMEKLGLSPVMLARLPGMTERNALRGRALFDLLTGYKKMHSTLKESYRLDAVAQEEVGESKVRYTGTVSDLWKKQPALLVEYNFKDVELCVAIDKKDNIVGFYREIARYVGCPLDKTLNSSSVIDVYILRKAHGKYVLPSKGFANAEEFEGATVFEPSKGVRENVIVLDLKSLYPMAMMTINASPETKDPEGELVAPNGIRFRKHPDGLTRSILSELLKERDARKALRNTFPYGSPQYLLYDMQQNVLKVIMNTYYGVSGYTRFRLFDREIGAAVTSVGRAIIEHTRRIIEQQGYKVIYGDTDSCMVQIPPLPQDKTIETARMLEKQLNASYQDFAQKELHADTHYFSIKFEKIYARFFQAGKKKRYAGRLVWKEGKDADQIDIVGFETKRSDTPQITKIVQGKVMEMILSGVEYPEIKAYLGGIITKYRAGKYSLDEIGIPGGIGKSLDDYETDDAQVRGARYANQHLHTEFGKGSKPKRIYIKAVTGKYPKTDVLCFEYADQVPKEFVPDWELMLQKTIEQPISRIIEALGWTWDDVDPAHTTLAQWGFG; from the coding sequence ATGCCGGCACAGGCCATCCGATCCGCAGAGATCCTGACCCTCCCGGCAACGGACGGGGAGTCCGGCACCGTAACGATTGCCATCAACCAGGTGGAGTACAGCAATGGTCCCGACGGGCCCGTTATCCATATCTTCGGCAGGGACGCCGAAGGGATGGCGCACCGGATCGATGTGACGGGATTTCTCCCGTATTTCTACGTGCCGGACGAGCAGGTGGGCCAGGCAGCTCCCCCGAATGTGACCATTGAACCGGAGACCGTGTACCGTTCCATCCGCGGCGAGAAACTCCGGCGGGTGTATACGGTCCGGCCCGGCGATGTGCGGGACCTAAGAGAGCGCTACCGGCATTTCGAAGCCGATATCCCGTTTGCAACGCGCTTTATGATCGACTGCGGGCTTACCGGTGCCGTGACTGTACAGAAAAACCCGGTGGACTACCGGGCGATCGTGCCGGCCGAGTCAAATGCCCCGGCCCGGGTCTGCATGATCGATATCGAATGCGAAGACGAACGGGGGTTCCCGGATCCCCAGCGCGATGCGATCATCTGCATCACCTGCCACGACTCGTTCGATAACGATTATGTTACCTTCCTCTTTGGCGGTGCAAGCCTGCCTGGGGAGATCACGGACAAGGTTACGGCCGGCGGCCTGAAAAACGGCTGCTTTAAGACCGGCGCCCATACGATCTGCACGTATGCGGACGAGGTTGCCATGCTCCGGGCGTTCAGCGCGTACATTGCCGGGCGCGACCCCGATGTCCTCTCGGGCTGGAACTTTGTCGAGTTCGATATGCCCTATATCACGGGCCGCATGGAAAAACTCGGGCTCTCGCCGGTGATGCTCGCCCGGCTGCCGGGCATGACCGAGCGAAATGCGCTCCGGGGCCGGGCGCTCTTCGATCTCCTCACCGGCTACAAGAAGATGCATTCGACCCTCAAGGAGTCCTACCGGCTCGATGCGGTGGCGCAGGAGGAAGTCGGGGAAAGCAAGGTCCGGTACACCGGCACGGTCTCCGATCTCTGGAAGAAGCAGCCGGCGCTGCTGGTCGAGTACAATTTCAAGGATGTCGAGCTCTGCGTGGCAATCGACAAAAAGGACAATATCGTCGGGTTCTACCGGGAGATCGCCCGGTACGTGGGCTGCCCGCTCGACAAGACGCTCAACTCCTCAAGCGTGATCGATGTCTATATTTTAAGGAAGGCCCACGGGAAGTATGTCCTCCCCTCGAAGGGATTTGCGAATGCCGAGGAGTTTGAAGGCGCGACCGTGTTCGAGCCGAGCAAGGGCGTGCGGGAGAACGTGATCGTCCTTGACTTGAAATCGCTCTACCCGATGGCGATGATGACGATCAATGCCTCGCCCGAGACAAAGGATCCGGAGGGCGAACTGGTGGCCCCAAACGGCATCCGGTTCAGGAAGCACCCGGACGGGCTGACCCGGAGCATCCTTTCGGAACTCTTAAAGGAGCGGGACGCGAGAAAGGCGCTCCGGAACACCTTCCCGTACGGTTCGCCGCAGTACCTTCTCTATGATATGCAGCAGAACGTGCTCAAGGTGATCATGAACACGTACTACGGCGTCTCGGGCTACACCCGGTTCCGGCTCTTCGACCGGGAGATCGGTGCTGCCGTGACCTCGGTGGGACGGGCGATCATCGAGCATACCCGGCGCATCATCGAACAGCAGGGCTACAAGGTGATCTATGGCGATACCGATTCCTGCATGGTGCAGATCCCGCCGCTCCCCCAGGATAAGACGATCGAGACAGCACGGATGCTTGAAAAGCAGCTCAATGCGAGTTACCAGGATTTCGCGCAAAAGGAGCTGCATGCCGACACCCATTACTTCTCGATCAAGTTCGAGAAGATCTATGCCCGGTTCTTCCAGGCCGGAAAGAAGAAGCGGTACGCCGGCAGGCTTGTCTGGAAGGAGGGCAAGGACGCCGACCAGATCGATATCGTGGGTTTCGAGACGAAAAGGAGCGATACCCCGCAGATCACAAAAATCGTCCAGGGAAAAGTGATGGAGATGATCCTTTCCGGCGTCGAATATCCCGAGATCAAGGCATACCTCGGCGGCATTATCACGAAGTACCGGGCCGGGAAGTACTCGCTCGACGAGATAGGGATCCCCGGCGGGATAGGAAAGTCCCTGGACGATTACGAGACCGACGATGCGCAGGTGCGGGGCGCCCGGTACGCAAACCAGCACCTGCACACGGAGTTCGGCAAGGGCAGCAAGCCCAAAAGGATCTATATCAAGGCGGTCACCGGGAAGTATCCGAAGACCGATGTGCTCTGTTTCGAGTATGCCGACCAGGTGCCAAAAGAGTTCGTGCCCGACTGGGAACTGATGCTTCAAAAGACCATCGAGCAGCCGATCTCCCGGATCATCGAGGCGCTGGGGTGGACGTGGGACGATGTCGATCCTGCGCATACCACGCTCGCCCAGTGGGGCTTTGGGTAA